The following coding sequences are from one Calditrichota bacterium window:
- a CDS encoding SpoIID/LytB domain-containing protein: MAKPKPRFVAADTTIAPRRAEKAYRRDLRGPDPIVRVGIMEEYDRIEFSVDGPFDLIGKGGVVIASAVSSQSRWMVLPDETDEARVAFSILTTAFADRDSADSLRDRLITEGHPARVAEIGDQVYIDGRLIADNVKYRVLVGRWPTEKEAKGGLEPFREEFAPRVIRQVVRPATGSLDIVEEADSSGRRFKASDGFRIATAGEATQVTLYDVREGTGFHWEREVDRKYPGVIEIAVDHRALLMAYTELPLELYLKGVVPSEMPASYPLDALKAQSIAARSEVLAKMGAKHPNDPFDLCAHVHCQAYTGSTNDDKRAAKAVEETRGMVLMLNHAVAEAVYSSTCGGHSEDKVNVWNPPDAPHLKGRWDADQPVAGLEGIDLSSERQIARWVEAKPKVWCNTAAFGDLPTILQKASDNFRWEVTYTRRELEDIIKRKSGEDIGQLIDVVPIRRGISGRLMEIEIQGTKKNLRIQRELNIRATLSLRYLKSACFAIIVEYGEDGRPINFHLKGAGWGHGVGMCQVGAGVMASQGKKFKDILTHYYPGTKVDKVY, translated from the coding sequence ATGGCCAAGCCGAAGCCGCGATTTGTAGCGGCCGATACTACCATCGCACCGCGTCGCGCCGAAAAAGCCTATCGGCGCGATCTGCGAGGTCCCGACCCGATCGTTCGCGTCGGCATCATGGAAGAATACGACCGCATCGAATTCTCGGTCGATGGCCCCTTCGATCTAATTGGCAAAGGAGGTGTGGTGATCGCCTCCGCAGTGTCATCGCAGTCGCGCTGGATGGTGCTCCCCGATGAGACCGACGAAGCCCGTGTTGCGTTCAGTATACTGACCACCGCTTTTGCCGACCGCGATTCGGCCGATAGTCTGCGTGACCGCCTCATCACCGAGGGCCATCCGGCACGGGTTGCCGAGATCGGCGATCAAGTCTATATCGACGGGCGCCTCATCGCTGACAACGTCAAATACCGCGTCCTGGTCGGACGGTGGCCCACCGAAAAGGAAGCCAAGGGCGGACTGGAGCCGTTTCGCGAGGAGTTTGCCCCCCGCGTCATTCGCCAGGTCGTCCGTCCGGCAACCGGGTCCCTCGACATCGTCGAGGAAGCTGACAGCAGCGGACGACGATTCAAAGCCTCCGACGGCTTCCGTATCGCCACTGCGGGCGAAGCCACTCAGGTAACGCTTTACGACGTCCGCGAAGGCACCGGCTTTCACTGGGAACGTGAAGTGGATCGGAAATACCCCGGCGTGATCGAAATCGCCGTCGATCACCGTGCGCTTCTCATGGCCTATACCGAACTGCCGCTCGAACTTTACCTGAAGGGTGTCGTACCGTCGGAAATGCCGGCTTCGTATCCGCTCGATGCGCTTAAGGCCCAATCTATTGCCGCGCGCAGCGAAGTCCTTGCCAAGATGGGAGCCAAGCACCCCAACGACCCGTTCGACCTATGCGCTCACGTGCACTGTCAAGCCTACACCGGAAGCACTAACGACGATAAGCGCGCTGCCAAGGCCGTCGAAGAGACGCGCGGTATGGTGCTGATGCTGAACCACGCAGTCGCCGAAGCGGTCTATTCCTCGACCTGCGGCGGACACAGCGAAGACAAGGTGAACGTCTGGAATCCACCCGATGCACCGCACCTTAAGGGGCGTTGGGATGCCGACCAGCCGGTGGCAGGCCTGGAGGGGATCGATCTTTCAAGCGAGCGGCAAATTGCCCGGTGGGTCGAAGCGAAGCCGAAGGTCTGGTGCAATACCGCTGCTTTCGGCGACCTTCCGACGATTCTGCAGAAGGCGTCGGACAACTTCCGGTGGGAGGTAACCTACACCCGCCGGGAGTTGGAGGATATCATCAAGCGTAAGTCGGGCGAAGACATCGGCCAGTTGATCGACGTCGTCCCAATCCGGCGCGGCATTTCGGGACGGCTGATGGAGATCGAGATTCAGGGCACCAAGAAGAACCTTCGCATTCAGCGCGAACTGAACATCCGCGCGACGCTCAGCCTACGCTATCTAAAAAGCGCTTGCTTTGCGATTATCGTCGAGTATGGCGAGGATGGCCGGCCGATTAATTTCCATCTGAAGGGCGCCGGTTGGGGGCATGGGGTCGGGATGTGTCAGGTGGGTGCAGGGGTTATGGCGTCGCAGGGCAAGAAGTTTAAGGACATCCTGACACACTACTACCCCGGCACAAAGGTCGATAAGGTCTATTGA
- a CDS encoding 4-hydroxy-tetrahydrodipicolinate synthase has translation MSRQSLSAGQLAGVWTALVTPFTRGRIDTGRLGELVEQAAGAGLTGVVPCGTTGESPSLERREWELVVGTVVNSASGRLKVIAGAGTNNTRHTIELIHRAAELGADGVLIVVPYYNKPTGEGLRRHFLAAAEASPVPMVLYHIPTRSGTGLSIGLTLELARHPNIIGIKDAGGEVRRVAEIARQVPMEFAVLSGDDPLTLPMMAIGATGVVSVVSNLKPRTVGQLVALALRGQFSEALSIDRALAPLYEALFLETNPAPVKEAMNLVGLRVGPVRLPLAPVASATRARIRAALAATAHLE, from the coding sequence ATGTCTCGCCAGTCGTTAAGTGCCGGCCAACTTGCCGGAGTCTGGACCGCGCTTGTAACGCCCTTTACCCGCGGTCGGATAGATACCGGACGACTCGGCGAACTGGTCGAACAAGCCGCCGGAGCCGGACTAACCGGCGTTGTTCCCTGCGGCACAACAGGGGAATCACCATCACTTGAGCGCCGCGAATGGGAACTCGTCGTAGGGACTGTCGTCAATTCCGCCAGCGGTCGGCTAAAGGTCATCGCCGGAGCCGGCACCAATAACACCCGTCATACCATCGAACTTATCCATCGCGCTGCCGAACTCGGTGCCGATGGCGTCTTAATCGTTGTTCCTTATTATAATAAGCCGACTGGGGAGGGTCTAAGGCGCCACTTTCTCGCCGCTGCAGAAGCCTCTCCCGTCCCGATGGTGCTCTATCACATTCCCACCCGTAGCGGAACCGGATTATCGATCGGACTGACCCTCGAACTGGCGCGGCATCCCAATATCATCGGCATCAAAGATGCCGGTGGTGAAGTTCGGCGGGTTGCCGAAATCGCACGACAAGTGCCAATGGAGTTTGCGGTCTTATCCGGCGACGATCCGCTGACCCTGCCGATGATGGCCATTGGAGCAACCGGGGTCGTATCGGTGGTGTCGAACCTGAAGCCCAGGACAGTCGGGCAACTTGTAGCGTTGGCTTTGAGGGGGCAGTTTTCCGAGGCGCTTTCGATCGACCGGGCACTCGCGCCGCTCTATGAGGCGCTCTTCCTCGAGACCAATCCGGCGCCGGTCAAGGAGGCAATGAACCTTGTAGGCTTGCGGGTGGGGCCGGTCCGGTTGCCATTGGCTCCGGTAGCGAGTGCTACCCGGGCCCGGATCCGAGCGGCGCTTGCAGCGACCGCTCACCTCGAATGA